A single region of the Anaerolineales bacterium genome encodes:
- a CDS encoding DUF3524 domain-containing protein, which translates to MALTFLVLEPYHSGSHAAWLAGWQQHSAHHLQALTMPGNYWAWRMQGGAVTLARLYGESPFVSAPPALIIASDMLNLTTFLALTRRWTAAIPTALYFHENQLTYPPGPRQKRDLKLGFINYASALAADAVFFNSAFHRDEFLNELPRLLKHYADFTELQTVDQIAAKSQVLPVGIDLRRLDAYGSVDAKLPPTRPAILWNHRWEFDKNPAAFYHALCRLREWDIPFDLILLGEDTSHSETLFQTIQREFADCLLHAGYAQNDADYAHWLWQAHIAVSCAWQDFFGISAAEAIYCGCLPLLPRRLNYPDLLPASQHERCLYSEGDLARALRHEIAALPVQPPDAALRQRVAAYDWSVLARVYDAAFEKIGL; encoded by the coding sequence ATGGCGCTCACCTTTCTTGTCCTTGAACCCTACCACAGCGGCTCTCATGCGGCGTGGCTGGCGGGCTGGCAGCAGCACAGCGCCCATCATCTTCAGGCGCTCACTATGCCCGGCAACTATTGGGCGTGGCGGATGCAAGGGGGGGCAGTGACTCTGGCGCGGCTCTATGGGGAATCGCCGTTTGTTTCTGCTCCGCCCGCCCTGATCATCGCCTCGGATATGCTTAACCTGACCACCTTTTTGGCGCTCACCCGCCGTTGGACGGCAGCCATTCCCACCGCGCTGTACTTCCACGAAAACCAATTGACCTACCCGCCCGGTCCCCGCCAAAAGCGCGATCTGAAACTTGGCTTCATCAATTACGCCAGCGCCCTTGCTGCTGATGCCGTCTTTTTCAACAGCGCCTTTCACCGTGACGAGTTTCTGAACGAATTACCGCGCCTGTTGAAACACTATGCCGATTTCACCGAACTTCAAACCGTCGATCAGATCGCCGCAAAATCCCAGGTGCTGCCCGTTGGGATCGATCTCCGCCGCCTTGATGCGTATGGCTCGGTAGATGCTAAACTGCCCCCCACCCGCCCCGCCATTCTGTGGAATCACCGTTGGGAGTTCGATAAAAATCCGGCGGCGTTCTACCATGCCCTGTGCCGCCTGCGGGAGTGGGACATCCCCTTTGACCTGATCTTGCTTGGCGAGGACACCAGCCACAGCGAGACTCTCTTTCAAACGATCCAGCGTGAGTTTGCCGATTGCCTCTTGCACGCGGGCTATGCCCAAAACGACGCCGACTATGCCCACTGGCTGTGGCAGGCGCACATTGCCGTTAGCTGTGCCTGGCAAGATTTTTTCGGCATCAGCGCTGCCGAGGCGATCTATTGCGGCTGTTTGCCGCTTTTGCCGCGCCGCCTGAACTACCCCGATCTGCTCCCCGCCAGCCAACATGAACGCTGCCTTTACAGCGAGGGCGATCTAGCGCGGGCGCTCCGCCACGAGATCGCCGCACTCCCCGTGCAGCCGCCTGATGCGGCGCTTCGTCAGCGCGTCGCCGCCTACGATTGGAGCGTCTTGGCAAGGGTCTATGACGCAGCATTTGAAAAAATCGGGTTATAA
- a CDS encoding cysteine desulfurase — translation MTTEIPTNNDAAQTAGLISAVFSDEALLANLTNEFLAVLSQGTPTHPASLPAAPESTERMVLSGPKLSPAAVTPSRVPDTALSSPALGGEQPSGALLGVPHAYAAALPQIDSPPLSPPSSPYYFLGESSAYAPPAGAIPTGENPTADDRVTAHTFTMPGAESLYAILQQIALDHPQATGVRSTSSPDRDRQFYFVESAGTQREGVPPLSQEAHPAFDVNAIRRDFPILSERVHGRQLVWFDNAATTQKPQAVIDRLKWFYEHENSNIHRAAHDMAARATDAYEGARNKVARFLGASSAEEIIFVRGATEAVNLVAQTFGKQYIGQGDEIVVSLLEHHANIVPWQQIAAEKGAKLRVIPVDDSGQILLEEYRKLLNDRTKLVAITQVSNALGTVTPVREIVTMAHSVGARALVDGAQAVSHMRVNMQALDADFYVFSGHKLFAPTGIGVVYGKKAILDSLPPWQGGGNMIADVTFERTIYQKPPARFEAGTGNIADAVGLGAALDYLERVGLENVARYEHDLLVYAMQAMRTVPGLRLIGTAKEKTSVLSFVLAGYRNEDVGKALNEEGIAVRAGHHCAQPILRRFGLESTVRPSIAFYNTCEEVDHMVRVLHQLVRGRG, via the coding sequence ATGACTACCGAGATACCTACAAATAACGATGCCGCCCAGACAGCAGGGCTGATCTCGGCTGTCTTTTCCGATGAAGCGCTGCTGGCGAACTTGACCAACGAGTTTCTCGCCGTCCTGTCGCAGGGTACTCCCACGCATCCGGCAAGCCTACCCGCTGCGCCGGAATCGACGGAACGGATGGTGCTGTCGGGACCGAAACTTTCGCCCGCCGCGGTAACGCCAAGCCGTGTGCCGGATACCGCGCTAAGCAGTCCAGCACTAGGCGGTGAGCAGCCAAGCGGGGCGCTGCTCGGTGTTCCGCACGCCTATGCCGCCGCCCTGCCGCAGATCGACTCGCCGCCGCTTTCCCCGCCAAGCTCGCCCTATTACTTTTTGGGGGAATCAAGCGCATACGCGCCGCCCGCTGGGGCAATTCCAACAGGCGAAAACCCCACAGCCGATGACCGCGTGACGGCGCACACCTTTACCATGCCCGGTGCGGAGAGCCTATACGCCATCCTTCAGCAGATTGCCCTTGACCACCCGCAAGCAACGGGCGTGCGATCAACGTCTTCGCCGGATAGGGATCGGCAGTTCTATTTTGTGGAATCAGCTGGCACACAGCGGGAGGGCGTCCCCCCTCTGTCCCAAGAGGCACATCCGGCGTTTGATGTGAACGCCATCCGGCGCGATTTTCCGATCCTCTCCGAACGGGTTCATGGTCGGCAGCTAGTGTGGTTCGATAACGCCGCCACAACGCAGAAGCCACAGGCGGTCATTGATCGCTTGAAATGGTTCTACGAACACGAAAACTCCAACATTCATCGTGCCGCGCACGACATGGCGGCGCGGGCGACGGATGCTTATGAGGGTGCGCGGAACAAGGTTGCCCGCTTCCTCGGTGCGTCCTCGGCAGAGGAAATCATTTTTGTGCGGGGGGCGACAGAGGCGGTCAACCTCGTGGCGCAAACCTTTGGCAAGCAGTACATCGGGCAGGGCGATGAGATCGTTGTCTCGCTCTTGGAGCATCACGCCAACATTGTCCCCTGGCAGCAGATTGCCGCCGAGAAGGGGGCAAAACTCCGTGTGATTCCAGTGGACGACAGCGGTCAGATACTCCTTGAGGAATACCGTAAACTGCTTAACGACAGGACGAAACTGGTTGCCATTACCCAAGTTTCCAACGCGCTTGGCACGGTCACTCCGGTGCGGGAGATTGTGACGATGGCGCACAGTGTTGGGGCGCGGGCGCTGGTGGATGGCGCTCAGGCGGTCTCGCACATGCGCGTCAACATGCAGGCGCTCGATGCCGATTTTTATGTGTTCTCTGGGCATAAGCTGTTCGCCCCAACGGGGATTGGCGTCGTTTATGGCAAAAAGGCGATCCTCGACAGCCTTCCCCCCTGGCAAGGCGGCGGCAACATGATTGCCGATGTGACCTTTGAACGGACGATATACCAGAAACCCCCCGCCCGCTTTGAGGCAGGGACAGGCAACATTGCCGATGCGGTGGGGCTAGGGGCGGCGCTCGATTACCTAGAGCGGGTTGGGCTGGAAAACGTGGCGCGTTATGAGCATGATTTGCTGGTTTATGCCATGCAAGCAATGCGCACCGTGCCGGGTCTGCGGCTGATTGGCACAGCGAAAGAAAAAACAAGCGTGCTGTCCTTTGTCTTGGCAGGTTACCGCAATGAGGACGTGGGCAAGGCGCTTAACGAGGAAGGGATCGCCGTCCGCGCCGGACATCACTGCGCACAGCCGATCCTCCGCCGCTTTGGTTTGGAATCAACGGTGCGCCCTTCGATTGCTTTCTACAATACCTGTGAGGAAGTCGATCACATGGTGCGCGTCCTTCACCAACTGGTACGGGGACGGGGGTAA